One Centroberyx gerrardi isolate f3 chromosome 2, fCenGer3.hap1.cur.20231027, whole genome shotgun sequence DNA window includes the following coding sequences:
- the prrc1 gene encoding protein PRRC1 — MMEESGIETTPPASPTPPPSVAATVSAPPLTIGLSSPLSLPSTTSIPFGSPSVSTTLPPVHSSPAFSSPLAPAPSRSSHFAPPPAIAAPFTSGAPFSAPSPSMPLMASPVGPPPSGPVMSAPPAGPPKSSFSMSAGYDITRGHAGRTPQTPLMPSFSSPNPMPGVVSNPMVQQPVMSGGLDAGSPITFPEEQEDPRVSGDNNTGGGIWGFFKGVAGNPMVKTVLDKTKHSVESMITTLDPGMAPYIKSGGDVDIVVTSDKEMKVEAVRDAFQEVFGMAMVTGEPGQSNIAPQPVGYAAGVKGAQERIDSLRRAGLIHEKQPVVSVENFIAELFPDKWFDIGCLILEDPGLGVHLEMFTQTTPLALEHVQQAQSLTPPDYSLRWSGLLVTVGEVLERNLPNINPTDWHQAVTGMTQRQMIQSAAKALAGLYKQQLPPRTV, encoded by the exons ATGATGGAAGAGAGTGGAATTGAGACTACACCGCCTGCCAGCCCCACACCTCCTCCCAGTGTGGCTGCCACAGTCAGCGCCCCGCCACTGACTATAG GTCTGTCCAGCCCGCTGTCCCTGCCCAGCACCACGTCCATCCCCTTCGGTTCCCCCTCCGTCTCCACCACCCTGCCCCCCGTTCACTCCTCGCCCGCCTTCAGCAGCCCCCTGGCCCCGGCGCCCTCCCGCTCCTCGCACTTCGCCCCTCCCCCCGCGATCGCCGCCCCCTTCACGAGCGGCGCTCCCTTCTCCGCCCCGTCTCCCTCTATGCCTCTCATGGCCTCCCCCGTCGGACCCCCGCCCTCGGGCCCCGTCATGTCGGCCCCTCCGGCGGGCCCGCCCAAATCCAGCTTCTCCATGAGCGCGGGATACGACATCACGCGGGGCCACGCGGGGCGGACGCCGCAGACGCCGCTGATGCCCAGTTTCTCCAGCCCGAACCCCATGCCAG GTGTGGTTTCCAATCCCATGGTCCAACAGCCAGTGATGTCAGGAGGCTTAGATGCCGGATCGCCAATTACTTTCCCCGAGGAGCAAGAAGATCCCAGAGTGTCTGGAGATAACAACACGGGCGGAGGCATTTGGGGCTTCTTCAAG ggTGTAGCAGGTAACCCCATGGTGAAGACGGTCCTGGACAAAACCAAGCACTCTGTTGAGTCCATGATCACCACTCTGGATCCTGGCATGGCTCCGTACATCA AGTCCGGCGGCGACGTCGATATCGTAGTGACGTCGGACAAGGAGATGAAGGTGGAAGCGGTCAGAGACGCCTTTCAGGAGGTGTTCGGCATGGCCATGGTCACCGGAGAGCCCGGTCAGTCCAACATCGCCCCGCAACCTGTGGGCTACGCAGCCGGTGTCAAG ggAGCTCAGGAACGCATCGACAGCCTGCGACGGGCCGGCTTGATCCACGAGAAGCAGCCGGTGGTCTCTGTGGAAAACTTCATCGCAGAGCTTTTTCCTGACAA GTGGTTTGACATCGGCTGTTTGATCCTGGAGGACCCCGGTCTGGGCGTCCACCTCGAGATGTTCACCCAGACGACTCCGCTGGCCCTGGAGCATGTTCAACAG gcTCAGTCCCTGACCCCCCCTGACTACAGCCTGCGCTGGTCGGGCCTACTGGTTACCGTCGGCGAGGTCCTGGAACGCAACCTGCCCAACATCAACCCGACAGACTGGCACCAGGCCGTCACCGGCATGACGCAGCGCCAGATGATCCAGAGCGCCGCCAAGGCTCTCGCCGGCCTCTATAAACAGCAGCTGCCACCCAGGACTGTGTGA